In Bradyrhizobium sp. CCBAU 051011, the following are encoded in one genomic region:
- a CDS encoding nuclear transport factor 2 family protein: MSTAAKAERKGMSDAEVVEAYLTASMIPDPDAASAYMKPGTIITFTGGREFDHPRGPTGFNAKRYRWVKKQMDRFDVCPGAEETVVYSIGTLYGEWIDGTPFEGNRYVDRFVVRGGQIVKMDVWNDSAERILLQRGIEA; the protein is encoded by the coding sequence ATGTCCACCGCCGCCAAAGCCGAACGCAAGGGAATGTCCGATGCCGAGGTGGTCGAGGCCTATCTTACGGCGTCGATGATCCCGGATCCCGATGCCGCATCGGCCTATATGAAGCCCGGCACCATCATCACCTTCACCGGCGGGCGGGAGTTCGACCATCCGCGCGGGCCGACCGGCTTCAACGCAAAACGCTATCGCTGGGTCAAGAAGCAGATGGACCGTTTCGACGTCTGCCCCGGCGCGGAGGAGACTGTCGTCTACAGCATCGGCACCCTCTACGGCGAGTGGATCGACGGCACGCCGTTCGAGGGCAACCGCTATGTCGACCGCTTCGTGGTCAGGGGTGGCCAGATCGTGAAGATGGACGTCTGGAACGACAGTGCCGAGCGAATTCTGCTGCAGCGTGGGATCGAGGCGTAG
- a CDS encoding GntR family transcriptional regulator: MAPRPASKTAEPSDKVGLICRALRRAIIEQALAPGAKLPEDSLGERFGVSRTIARHALGQLAAEGLVELRRNRIAVVATPSWQEARDAFDIRIELERLVVRQLAGKLTKAQIAELNAHVDAEDRARDGVDAVSIRLATEFHILLANMTNSPILVRYVSEVAYRCCLTLSLYSRPHSSECAINEHRAIIAALVKGDEVKVMSLMHSHLDSVASRALVAPAPQRGRDLLDILAPYAEEGEGERVVKLPKVVRAR; this comes from the coding sequence ATGGCGCCCCGCCCCGCCAGCAAGACCGCCGAACCGTCCGACAAGGTCGGGCTGATCTGCCGCGCGCTTCGCCGCGCCATCATCGAGCAGGCGCTGGCGCCGGGGGCGAAACTGCCGGAGGATTCCCTAGGAGAGAGGTTCGGCGTCAGCCGCACCATCGCCCGCCACGCGCTGGGCCAATTGGCCGCCGAAGGTCTCGTCGAGCTTCGCCGCAATCGCATTGCGGTAGTGGCGACGCCGAGCTGGCAGGAAGCGCGCGATGCCTTTGATATCCGGATCGAGCTCGAGCGGCTGGTAGTGCGCCAGCTCGCCGGCAAACTCACCAAGGCCCAGATTGCCGAGCTGAACGCCCATGTCGATGCCGAGGACCGCGCCCGCGACGGCGTGGATGCGGTCTCGATTCGCCTCGCGACGGAATTCCACATCCTGCTCGCCAACATGACGAACAGCCCGATCCTGGTGCGCTATGTCAGCGAGGTCGCCTATCGCTGCTGCCTGACGCTATCGCTCTACAGCCGCCCGCATTCGTCGGAATGCGCGATCAACGAGCACCGCGCGATCATTGCTGCGCTGGTCAAGGGGGATGAGGTCAAGGTGATGAGCCTGATGCACAGCCATCTGGATTCGGTCGCCAGCCGCGCGCTGGTGGCCCCTGCCCCACAGCGCGGCCGGGATTTGCTGGATATTCTGGCGCCCTATGCCGAGGAAGGCGAAGGCGAGCGCGTGGTGAAGCTGCCGAAGGTGGTCAGGGCGCGGTAG
- a CDS encoding ABC transporter ATP-binding protein → MRMQPHSEFAGSPVSAAAAPIAIELSETSVTFGRGARAVPALSTTTLRIADGEFVALVGPSGCGKSTILRLVSGLVQPSSGVVIVGGREVAARAMRVGMAFQNPTMLPWMSIERNIMLPLKIVEPFRSQFRKLRKTEFRDKANALLEQVGLKGFGNRYPWQLSGGMLQRANLCRALIHEPRMLLLDEPFGALDQFTREELWSILQELWIAHKPTVLLVTHDLREAAFLGSRICVMSARPGRILDDSRVDFVRPRTVAMTFEPDFVALNQKLRAFIVDARGAATKGTA, encoded by the coding sequence ATGCGCATGCAGCCACACTCCGAATTCGCCGGCTCACCCGTTTCGGCGGCCGCCGCCCCGATCGCCATCGAACTATCGGAAACCTCCGTCACCTTCGGCCGCGGCGCCCGGGCGGTGCCGGCGCTGTCCACCACGACCTTGCGGATCGCCGACGGCGAGTTCGTCGCGCTGGTCGGCCCCTCCGGCTGCGGCAAGTCGACCATCCTGCGGCTGGTCAGCGGCCTGGTGCAACCGTCGTCGGGCGTGGTCATCGTCGGCGGTCGGGAAGTTGCGGCGCGCGCCATGCGCGTCGGCATGGCGTTCCAGAACCCGACCATGCTGCCGTGGATGTCGATCGAGCGGAACATCATGCTGCCGCTCAAGATCGTCGAGCCGTTCCGCTCGCAATTCCGCAAGCTGCGCAAGACCGAATTCCGCGACAAGGCCAACGCGCTTCTTGAGCAGGTCGGCCTCAAGGGGTTCGGCAACCGCTACCCCTGGCAACTCTCCGGCGGCATGCTCCAGCGCGCCAATCTCTGCCGCGCGCTGATCCACGAGCCGCGCATGCTCTTGCTGGATGAGCCCTTCGGCGCGCTCGACCAGTTCACGCGGGAAGAACTGTGGTCGATCCTGCAGGAGCTCTGGATCGCCCACAAGCCGACCGTGCTGCTGGTGACGCACGATCTGCGCGAGGCGGCGTTCCTCGGCAGCCGCATCTGCGTGATGAGCGCGCGCCCCGGCCGCATCCTCGACGACAGCCGCGTCGATTTCGTTCGGCCGCGCACGGTGGCGATGACCTTCGAGCCGGATTTCGTCGCGCTGAACCAGAAGCTGCGCGCCTTCATCGTCGACGCGAGAGGCGCGGCAACCAAGGGGACGGCCTGA
- a CDS encoding ABC transporter permease: MSEFDYRQKVWSAGLIVLFFVAWELFCLMTGMSDLVLPRPSQVFVTLFEKFPILWPHILQTLATTMIGFVLGVGLGVVLGAIIGVSKTAYDTAYPLLVGFSSIPKVAVVPIFVLWFGSGTVPAVLTALSICFFPIVVNIATGLATTEPELEDVLKALGASKLDILWNVGLPRTMPFFFASLKVAVSYAFVGAVLSETVASNRGIGNVMMTASSNFNVPLVFAGLFVLAGLGVALYVIFSLIEGRVTGWATRKNDVITT, encoded by the coding sequence ATGTCCGAGTTCGATTATCGCCAGAAGGTCTGGTCGGCGGGGCTGATCGTCCTGTTCTTCGTCGCCTGGGAATTGTTCTGCCTGATGACAGGGATGTCCGACCTGGTGCTGCCGCGGCCGTCGCAGGTGTTCGTCACGCTGTTCGAGAAATTCCCGATCCTGTGGCCGCATATCCTGCAGACGCTGGCGACGACGATGATCGGCTTCGTGCTTGGCGTGGGCCTCGGCGTCGTGCTCGGCGCCATCATCGGCGTTTCCAAGACCGCGTATGACACAGCCTATCCGCTTCTCGTCGGCTTCTCCTCGATTCCGAAGGTCGCTGTCGTGCCGATCTTCGTGCTGTGGTTCGGCTCCGGCACGGTGCCGGCGGTTTTGACCGCGCTCTCGATCTGCTTCTTTCCGATCGTGGTCAACATCGCGACGGGCCTCGCCACCACCGAACCCGAACTGGAAGACGTGCTGAAGGCGTTAGGGGCCAGCAAGCTCGACATTCTCTGGAACGTCGGGCTGCCGCGCACCATGCCGTTCTTCTTTGCTTCCCTGAAGGTTGCGGTTTCCTACGCCTTTGTCGGCGCGGTGCTGTCGGAGACTGTCGCCTCGAACCGCGGCATCGGCAACGTCATGATGACCGCGTCCTCGAATTTCAACGTGCCGCTGGTGTTTGCCGGCCTGTTTGTGCTCGCCGGCCTCGGCGTCGCGCTCTACGTCATCTTCTCGTTGATCGAGGGACGCGTCACCGGCTGGGCCACCCGCAAGAACGACGTGATCACGACATGA
- a CDS encoding ABC transporter substrate-binding protein: MLARVTAALLGVALFAGTASAQETTIKFTLGWKTQGSDAAFFYAKDHGFFKEEGLNVVIDQGEGSGATVTRIMSGAYDAGFGDVNAIIQNASTKPQEAPVMVYQIWNQPPFAIVTKKTSGINTIKDFEGRTLGGAQGTPTTRLLPVFANKNKLEGEKIKISNMAPNLQEPMLIKGDIDAALVFNITSYFNLVLNRQDPDKDYKWFSFGDYGLDLYSNGLMVSRKLLASNPKAVAGLVRAVNKAMIAIAKDQNAGMKSAVNYDNLINVDVEKRRLQFSFDKLIVSPEMKEIGVGDVKDDRMARAIGIIVEGYQLARAPAPSEIFSREFLPPRAERELVYTAN, translated from the coding sequence ATGTTAGCCAGAGTAACCGCCGCGCTGCTGGGAGTTGCCCTGTTCGCCGGCACCGCCAGCGCGCAGGAGACGACGATCAAGTTCACTCTGGGCTGGAAGACGCAGGGGTCGGACGCCGCATTCTTCTATGCCAAGGACCACGGCTTCTTCAAAGAGGAAGGCCTCAACGTCGTGATCGACCAGGGCGAGGGCTCCGGCGCGACAGTGACGCGCATCATGTCCGGCGCCTATGACGCCGGCTTCGGCGATGTCAACGCCATCATCCAGAACGCCTCGACCAAGCCGCAGGAAGCGCCTGTGATGGTCTACCAGATCTGGAACCAGCCCCCATTTGCGATCGTCACCAAGAAGACCAGCGGCATCAACACCATCAAGGATTTCGAGGGCCGCACGCTCGGCGGCGCGCAGGGCACGCCGACCACGCGGCTGTTGCCGGTGTTTGCCAACAAGAACAAGCTGGAAGGCGAGAAGATCAAGATCTCCAACATGGCGCCGAACCTGCAGGAGCCGATGCTGATCAAGGGCGATATCGACGCGGCGCTGGTGTTCAACATCACGAGCTATTTCAACCTGGTGCTGAACCGTCAGGATCCGGACAAGGACTACAAATGGTTCTCGTTCGGCGATTACGGCCTCGACCTCTATTCCAACGGCCTAATGGTGTCACGCAAGCTGCTCGCGTCCAATCCGAAAGCCGTCGCCGGCCTCGTCCGCGCCGTCAACAAGGCAATGATCGCGATCGCCAAGGACCAGAACGCGGGCATGAAGTCGGCCGTGAACTACGACAATCTCATCAACGTCGATGTCGAGAAGCGGCGCCTGCAGTTTTCCTTCGACAAGCTGATCGTCTCGCCCGAGATGAAGGAGATCGGCGTCGGCGACGTCAAGGACGACCGCATGGCCCGCGCCATCGGCATCATCGTCGAAGGCTACCAGCTCGCCCGCGCGCCTGCGCCGTCGGAGATTTTCTCGCGCGAATTTTTGCCGCCGCGCGCGGAAAGGGAGCTGGTGTATACAGCGAATTGA
- a CDS encoding amidohydrolase family protein produces the protein MMMDVPAHSLFSGPDRGLLNDVVLRHDNGLITHISEGARPTIGPRTLILPAFVNAHDHARPAASSFGALGMPLESWILRSALGTPVDPYLTAASALARSARAGCAAMMIHYTRPSGAMPLVEEAKAIARAASDVGIRIAFALAVRDQNPVVYGDSEPVLSELAGDDRKTIEDLFVRAPMAPKAYIELTDAIASEIAGPKIDVQLGPAGVQWCSKPLLEAVAENSALTGRRIHMHLLETIYQRAWADQHFPGGVVRYLRDIGFLSERLTLAHCIHARPDEIEMIAASGARIVTNFSSNLHLRSGLAPIAAAHRCGCAIAVGVDGLALDEDDDVLREMRLVQMMHGGLGFERTWTASEFLALAIANGRKATGAPGTGALLSGAPADFVTLDLDRLDRDRIMPVDPIDLLFARGNASLLRDVVVGGRKIVSDGRCTGVDLPDIEQELRGIYRASAGKLSGFQRAWPQLSASLQRWFETHLDCR, from the coding sequence ATGATGATGGACGTTCCGGCACACAGCCTGTTCTCCGGCCCGGATCGCGGCTTGCTCAATGACGTCGTGCTGCGGCACGACAACGGGCTCATCACCCACATTTCCGAGGGGGCGCGACCAACAATCGGTCCGCGCACTCTCATCCTTCCCGCCTTCGTCAACGCCCACGACCATGCCCGCCCGGCCGCCTCGTCCTTCGGCGCGCTCGGCATGCCCTTGGAAAGCTGGATCCTCCGTTCCGCGCTCGGCACGCCGGTCGATCCCTACCTGACTGCGGCCTCGGCATTGGCGCGCTCGGCGCGGGCCGGTTGCGCGGCGATGATGATCCATTACACCCGGCCGAGCGGGGCGATGCCGCTGGTCGAGGAAGCAAAAGCCATCGCGCGGGCAGCGTCTGATGTCGGCATCCGCATCGCCTTTGCGCTCGCCGTCCGCGACCAGAATCCGGTGGTGTATGGCGATAGCGAGCCGGTGCTCTCGGAACTCGCGGGCGATGATCGCAAGACGATCGAAGACCTGTTCGTCCGCGCGCCGATGGCGCCAAAGGCCTATATCGAACTGACCGACGCCATCGCCTCTGAGATCGCCGGGCCAAAGATCGATGTGCAACTCGGCCCGGCCGGCGTGCAATGGTGCTCAAAGCCGCTGCTGGAGGCGGTGGCTGAAAATTCGGCGCTGACCGGCCGGCGCATTCACATGCATCTCCTGGAAACTATCTATCAGCGCGCCTGGGCCGACCAGCATTTTCCCGGTGGCGTCGTCCGCTACCTCCGCGACATCGGCTTCCTGTCGGAGCGGCTGACGCTGGCGCATTGCATCCATGCCCGTCCCGACGAAATCGAGATGATCGCAGCGTCAGGCGCGCGCATCGTCACCAATTTCAGTTCCAATTTGCACCTGCGCTCCGGCCTTGCCCCGATCGCCGCGGCGCACCGATGCGGCTGCGCCATTGCGGTCGGGGTCGACGGGCTGGCGCTGGACGAGGATGACGACGTGCTGCGCGAGATGCGGCTGGTGCAGATGATGCACGGCGGCCTCGGCTTTGAGCGAACCTGGACCGCGTCCGAATTCCTGGCGCTCGCGATCGCCAACGGCCGCAAGGCGACGGGTGCCCCCGGAACCGGCGCGCTCCTATCAGGCGCACCGGCCGATTTCGTCACCCTCGATCTCGACCGGCTCGACCGCGACCGCATCATGCCGGTCGATCCGATCGATCTCCTGTTCGCGCGCGGCAACGCCTCGCTGCTGCGCGACGTGGTGGTGGGCGGCCGAAAGATCGTCAGCGATGGCCGCTGCACCGGCGTCGATCTTCCTGACATCGAGCAGGAACTTCGCGGCATCTACCGCGCCAGCGCCGGCAAGCTCTCCGGCTTTCAGCGCGCCTGGCCACAGCTGTCGGCCTCGCTGCAGCGCTGGTTCGAAACCCACCTGGATTGCCGCTAG
- a CDS encoding carboxyl transferase domain-containing protein produces MSFHKLLIANRGEIAIRIARAAGDAGLATVAIHSAADAQSLHIRAADSACEIPGRGARAYLDIEAVIAAAKATECDAVHPGYGFLSENAALARRCIEESIVFVGPSPDALDLFGDKARAKALARQCGVPVIEGTSGPTSLEEAKTFLQSLGPGGAVMIKAIAGGGGRGMRIVDDVERLEEAYARCQSEANAAFGSDGVYVERLIRNARHIEVQIICDHHGAISHLWERECTIQRRNQKLIEVAPSPSLNDALRTRIIDAAKDLAAAANYDNLGTFEFLVDNDARGSDKAFAFIEANPRLQVEHTVTEEVLGLDLVQSQLAVAAGATLGSLGLAQGYIPRPRGFAMQLRVNMEVMDETGGTKPTGGTLAVFDLPSGPGVRVDTFGYSGYRTSTAFDSLLAKVIVHSPGGNWTDVVHKATRTLREFRIDGVATNIPFLAAILAHPDFAENRLSTGFIDKHVASLVGEANSTAETELVESGSAADDETLAAAVVASATGPAGSVAVPAPLQGTIVAIDVEEGDLVRPGQQIAVLESMKMEHLVTAPHGGRVLQIAAGSGMTLMQDEAILYLEPAELDAHDIAEDEDVDLDHIRPDLAELIERRAITLDENRPASVERRRKTDQRTARENVAHLVDEGSFVEYGSLAIAAQRRRRTVDDLIRNTPADGLISGVATVNAEKFGADAARCMVIAYDYTVLAGTQGHMNHKKIDRMLSLAEQWRLPLVFYAEGGGGRPGDTDRLGMTGLDGPSFVQFAKLSGLVPVIGVVSGYCFAGNAAMLGCCDVIIATNNTSIGMGGPAMIEGGGLGVYHPAEVGPVSFQSPNGVIDILVEDEAEATSAAQKYLSYFQGAIADWKAPDQRLLRRAIPENRLRVYDIRNVIDLLADEGSVLEIRRDFGVGMITAFIRIEGKPFGLIANNPKHLGGAIDAPAGDKAARFMQLCDAFDIPIVSLCDTPGFMVGPEAEKTAIVRHVARMFVTGASLTVPLFGIVLRKGYGLGAQSMIGGGFHASFFTVAWPTGEFGGMGLEGYVRLGFRKEMEAIEDPAEREDYYKSKVAELYANGKAVSIASVLEIDEVIDPADTRQWIMAGLRSVPKPEARTTKKRPCIDAW; encoded by the coding sequence ATGTCTTTCCACAAGCTGCTGATCGCCAACCGCGGCGAGATCGCCATCCGCATCGCGCGTGCAGCAGGCGACGCCGGGCTCGCCACGGTGGCGATCCATTCCGCCGCCGACGCGCAATCGCTGCACATCCGCGCCGCCGACTCGGCCTGCGAAATCCCCGGGCGCGGCGCGCGGGCGTATCTCGATATCGAGGCGGTGATTGCGGCCGCCAAGGCGACCGAGTGCGACGCGGTGCACCCGGGCTATGGTTTCCTCAGCGAGAATGCCGCGCTCGCCCGGCGCTGCATCGAGGAAAGCATCGTCTTCGTCGGGCCGTCGCCGGATGCGCTCGACCTGTTCGGCGACAAGGCGCGGGCCAAGGCGCTGGCCAGGCAATGCGGCGTTCCCGTCATCGAGGGCACCAGCGGGCCGACCAGCCTGGAGGAGGCCAAAACCTTCCTGCAATCGTTGGGTCCGGGCGGCGCCGTCATGATCAAGGCGATCGCCGGCGGCGGCGGCCGCGGCATGCGCATCGTCGATGACGTGGAGCGGCTGGAAGAGGCCTATGCGCGCTGCCAGTCCGAGGCCAACGCCGCCTTCGGCAGCGACGGCGTCTATGTCGAGCGTCTCATCCGCAATGCCCGCCATATCGAGGTGCAGATCATCTGCGACCACCACGGCGCGATCAGCCATCTGTGGGAGCGTGAATGCACCATCCAGCGTCGTAACCAGAAACTCATCGAGGTCGCGCCAAGCCCATCGCTGAACGATGCGCTGCGCACGCGCATCATCGACGCCGCCAAGGACCTCGCGGCTGCCGCCAACTACGACAATCTCGGCACCTTCGAATTCCTCGTCGACAACGACGCCCGGGGAAGCGACAAGGCGTTCGCCTTCATCGAGGCCAATCCGCGGCTGCAGGTCGAGCATACCGTGACCGAGGAGGTGCTTGGCCTCGATCTCGTGCAGTCGCAGCTTGCGGTCGCGGCCGGGGCCACGCTCGGTTCGCTCGGCTTGGCCCAGGGCTACATCCCGCGGCCGCGCGGTTTTGCGATGCAGCTCCGCGTCAACATGGAGGTGATGGACGAAACCGGCGGGACGAAACCCACCGGCGGGACGCTGGCCGTATTCGACCTGCCGTCCGGACCGGGCGTTCGTGTCGACACGTTCGGTTACTCAGGCTACCGGACCAGCACAGCCTTTGACTCGCTGCTCGCAAAAGTCATCGTGCATTCGCCGGGCGGCAACTGGACCGACGTCGTGCACAAGGCCACGCGCACGCTGCGCGAGTTCCGGATCGACGGCGTCGCCACCAACATCCCCTTCCTCGCGGCGATTTTGGCGCATCCGGATTTTGCCGAGAACCGTCTCAGCACCGGCTTCATCGACAAGCACGTCGCGTCCCTGGTTGGCGAGGCCAACTCGACGGCGGAGACGGAACTGGTCGAATCCGGCAGCGCCGCCGATGACGAGACGCTCGCGGCCGCCGTCGTGGCGTCGGCAACCGGCCCGGCGGGTTCGGTCGCGGTGCCGGCGCCGCTGCAAGGCACCATCGTCGCGATCGACGTCGAGGAGGGAGACCTCGTTCGCCCCGGCCAGCAGATCGCCGTGCTCGAATCCATGAAGATGGAGCATCTGGTCACGGCGCCGCATGGCGGCCGGGTGTTGCAGATCGCAGCCGGCTCCGGCATGACGCTGATGCAGGACGAGGCGATCCTCTATCTCGAACCGGCCGAACTCGACGCCCATGATATCGCCGAGGATGAGGACGTCGATCTCGATCACATCCGTCCTGATCTGGCCGAACTGATCGAGCGTCGCGCCATCACGCTGGACGAGAACCGTCCGGCGTCGGTCGAACGCCGCCGCAAGACCGACCAGCGCACGGCGCGCGAAAACGTCGCCCATCTCGTCGATGAAGGATCCTTTGTCGAATACGGATCGCTCGCCATCGCCGCGCAACGTCGCCGCCGCACGGTCGACGATCTCATACGCAACACACCGGCCGACGGCCTGATCTCCGGCGTCGCCACCGTGAACGCTGAAAAATTCGGCGCGGATGCCGCCCGCTGCATGGTGATCGCCTACGACTACACCGTGCTCGCCGGCACGCAGGGACATATGAACCACAAGAAGATCGACCGCATGCTGAGCCTTGCCGAGCAATGGCGGTTGCCGCTGGTGTTTTACGCCGAAGGCGGCGGCGGCCGTCCCGGCGACACCGACCGGCTCGGCATGACCGGTCTCGACGGCCCATCCTTCGTGCAGTTCGCAAAACTCTCAGGATTGGTGCCGGTGATCGGCGTCGTCTCCGGCTACTGCTTCGCCGGCAACGCCGCGATGCTCGGCTGCTGCGATGTCATCATCGCCACGAACAACACATCGATCGGCATGGGGGGACCTGCGATGATCGAGGGCGGCGGCCTCGGCGTCTATCACCCGGCGGAAGTAGGGCCCGTGTCGTTCCAGTCGCCGAACGGCGTCATCGACATCCTGGTCGAGGACGAGGCGGAAGCGACGAGCGCCGCGCAAAAGTACCTGTCGTACTTCCAGGGAGCGATCGCCGACTGGAAGGCGCCGGACCAGCGCCTGTTGCGCCGGGCGATCCCGGAAAACCGCCTGCGTGTCTACGACATCCGCAATGTCATCGATCTCCTCGCCGATGAAGGCTCGGTCCTGGAGATCCGCCGGGATTTCGGCGTCGGCATGATCACCGCCTTCATCCGCATCGAAGGCAAACCGTTCGGCCTGATCGCCAACAATCCAAAGCATCTCGGCGGCGCGATCGATGCGCCGGCCGGCGACAAGGCCGCGCGCTTCATGCAGCTTTGCGACGCCTTTGACATCCCGATCGTCTCGCTGTGCGACACGCCGGGCTTCATGGTCGGGCCCGAAGCGGAAAAGACCGCGATCGTGCGCCATGTCGCGCGCATGTTCGTGACCGGCGCCAGCCTCACCGTGCCGCTGTTCGGCATCGTCCTGCGCAAGGGCTATGGTCTCGGCGCGCAATCCATGATCGGCGGCGGCTTCCACGCCTCCTTCTTCACGGTGGCCTGGCCGACCGGCGAATTCGGCGGCATGGGCCTGGAGGGCTATGTCCGGCTCGGCTTCCGCAAGGAGATGGAAGCGATCGAGGATCCGGCCGAGCGCGAGGACTACTACAAGTCCAAGGTCGCCGAGCTCTACGCCAACGGCAAGGCGGTCTCGATCGCCTCGGTGCTGGAGATCGACGAGGTGATCGATCCCGCCGACACCCGGCAGTGGATCATGGCGGGCCTGCGCTCGGTGCCGAAGCCGGAAGCGCGCACGACCAAGAAACGGCCGTGCATCGATGCGTGGTAG
- a CDS encoding NAD(P)/FAD-dependent oxidoreductase yields MAQTINAGATPISDFDAIIIGAGMSGLYQLYRLRERGLHVRVFEAGTDVGGTWYWNRYPGARFDSESYSYGYSFSKELLEEWEWSEHFAGQPETLRYLNYVADKFDLRRDIQFRSRVTAAVYDEETRTWTITLEDGAEHSTRFLITAIGPLSAPTLPRIEGRDDFKGASFHTARWPKQPVDFAGKRVAVIGTGATGVQTIQTIAGQVGHLTVFQRTPNWCAPLHNGEIDAETQAKIKAGYPEIFARCKETFACFLHTPDTRGAFEVSDEEREAFYEKLYGERGFGIWQGNFKDILIDRKANATISDFVARKIRQRVKNQAVAERLIPKNHGFGTRRLPLETFYYEVYNQDNVELVDINETPIERITSKGIKTSDREYEFDIIIYATGFDAITGSFDKIDFRGSSGVRLKDKWRRGPETYLGIMVHEFPNMLMLMGPHTALGNIPRSIEYSVDWVTGLILFAMEKGLTRLEATPEGVKSWTDHVKALGEGLLSNEVNSWMTGINSNVEGKQTRIVARYSGSAPAYRARCDEVAAKGYEELRLG; encoded by the coding sequence TTGGCGCAAACGATAAACGCGGGAGCGACGCCGATTTCGGATTTCGACGCCATCATCATCGGTGCGGGCATGTCGGGGCTTTACCAGCTCTACCGCTTGCGCGAACGAGGCTTGCATGTGCGGGTGTTCGAGGCGGGCACCGACGTCGGCGGCACCTGGTACTGGAACCGCTATCCCGGCGCGCGCTTCGACTCCGAAAGCTATTCCTACGGCTACTCGTTTTCGAAGGAGCTGCTGGAGGAATGGGAATGGTCGGAGCATTTTGCGGGCCAGCCGGAAACGCTGCGTTATCTCAACTATGTCGCCGACAAGTTCGACCTGCGCCGCGATATCCAGTTTCGCAGCCGGGTGACGGCCGCGGTCTATGATGAGGAAACGCGGACGTGGACGATCACGCTGGAGGATGGCGCTGAGCACAGCACGCGTTTCCTGATCACGGCGATCGGGCCGCTGTCCGCGCCGACGCTGCCACGGATCGAGGGCCGCGACGATTTCAAGGGTGCCTCCTTCCACACCGCGCGGTGGCCGAAGCAGCCGGTGGATTTCGCCGGGAAGCGCGTCGCCGTGATCGGCACCGGCGCTACCGGCGTGCAGACCATCCAGACCATTGCCGGACAGGTCGGCCATCTCACCGTGTTCCAGCGCACGCCAAACTGGTGCGCGCCGCTGCACAACGGCGAGATCGACGCCGAGACGCAGGCGAAAATCAAGGCGGGCTATCCCGAGATCTTCGCCCGTTGCAAGGAGACCTTCGCCTGCTTCCTGCATACGCCTGATACACGCGGCGCGTTCGAGGTGTCGGACGAGGAGCGCGAGGCATTTTACGAAAAGCTCTACGGCGAGCGCGGCTTCGGCATCTGGCAGGGCAATTTCAAGGACATATTGATCGACCGCAAGGCGAATGCCACGATCTCCGATTTCGTCGCGCGCAAGATCCGCCAGCGCGTGAAGAACCAGGCGGTGGCTGAAAGGCTGATCCCGAAAAATCACGGTTTCGGCACCCGCCGGCTGCCGCTCGAGACCTTCTATTACGAGGTCTATAACCAGGACAATGTCGAGCTGGTCGACATCAACGAAACGCCGATCGAGCGGATTACGTCCAAGGGGATCAAGACCAGCGACCGCGAATACGAATTCGACATCATCATCTATGCGACCGGCTTCGACGCCATCACCGGCAGTTTCGACAAGATCGATTTTCGCGGAAGCAGCGGGGTGCGGCTGAAGGACAAGTGGAGGCGCGGACCTGAAACCTATCTCGGCATCATGGTGCATGAGTTTCCGAACATGCTGATGCTGATGGGACCGCACACCGCGCTCGGCAATATCCCGCGCAGCATCGAATACAGTGTCGACTGGGTGACCGGGCTGATCCTGTTCGCGATGGAGAAGGGGCTGACCCGGCTGGAGGCGACGCCCGAGGGCGTGAAATCCTGGACCGATCACGTCAAGGCGCTCGGCGAGGGATTGCTGTCCAACGAGGTCAATTCGTGGATGACCGGCATCAATTCCAACGTCGAAGGCAAGCAGACCCGCATCGTCGCCCGCTACAGCGGCAGCGCACCGGCGTATCGCGCAAGGTGCGATGAGGTGGCGGCGAAGGGGTATGAGGAGTTGCGGTTGGGGTAG